The DNA window TCGCGATCCGGGCGGCGACCGCCTCGACCAGCGCATCGTCCCGAACTTTGACCATCACGACCGAGGCCGGGTCTCGCTCGGCCAGGGTGCCCAGCCCCTGCACGACGCGGAATGCGGCCCCAACCGAGCGCTGGTCGCGCGCATCGTAGAGAAATCGCACGACACCACGCACCGTCAGCTGCCGCTGGGTGCCTGGCTCGGCCGACTGCGGGTCGAGCTGACCGAAGACGGTCACCGTATCACCGATGGCCCAGCCTGCGGCTCGAGCAGCAGGTTCGCTGATCAAGAGCCCGGTGGTGTCGCCCGGGGCCAGATCCGCGCCGCGTTCCAACTCGTAAAGGCCCTGGCCCTCCGGATCGATGCCGTACGCCACCACGCTCAGGGTCGACCCTTCGACTCCGACATGCACGGCCGCGGCGACAACCGGCCCGACGGATTCGATATCAGGGTCCGCCCGCAAGCTGACGACGAGAGGGGTTGCCCCCGGAATGACGGCCTCGGAATCGAAGGGAAGCGTACCTTGCGGCGACAGTCTGATCTGGTAGCCTCGGCTGAGGAGCATCCGGGTAAACGAGCGCTCCATGCCACCCGCCAGCATCACCATGTCCAGGAGCAGCGCGGCCGCAATGGCAATCCCGAGCACGGCCAGGCCGGTTCGAATCGGATGGCGCGCCAAGTTGCGGAAGACGAGTGCCCCGGTCATGCGGCCCGACGCCAGAGGGCCAGGGGTGTGGCCTGCACCAGCCGACGCGCCGCGATCTGCCCCGCGCCAACACCCAGGAGGAGCGAGAGACCGACGCCGAGAGCAATGATGTCGAAGGTCAGGTAGGAGAACACGAGGCTGGTGTCGAAGCGACGCTGATAACCCAGGTTCGTCAGCAGGCCCGCCAGCGCGGCAAGACCCACCCCGAGCAGCGACCCTACCGCGGAAACGAGCATGGCCTCGAGCACGAAGGCGCGGATGACCGTGGCGCGACTGATGCCGATCAAGCGCATCACGGCAGCATCGAGCCTCCGTTCTTCGACCTTGAGCAGCATGATGCACAGCAAGAAGACCGCGCTCGCCACGATGGCAATGACGCCAATGGCACGATGGAATCGGCTCACGACCGCAAAGGTTCTCGATGACTCGGCCGCGATGGCCTCGGAGGCATAGGCCCGGTATCCGAAGGCCCGCTGGTTGAGCCGGGCAGCCACACTGTCGGGCGCAATGCCCGGCACTGCGGCGACGCCCATCCGGTCGATCCGATCCGGGTGGCCGAGCAGATCCGCCAGGTCGGGCAGGTGAAAGCGGACGTTGTATTCGCCGCGGAGTGCCGTAGCAGGATCTGGCCGCGGCTGGTAGACGGCGGCCACCACGAACCGCCGAACCGGCGCACCCGGCTCGGCTGTCAGGGCAACGGTGTCGCCGACCGAGAGCGCAAAGCGTTCGGCCAGACGACGCTCGACGGCAACGCCAGGAAGCGTCGGCATCGAATCGGCGACGACCACGAGCAGCGCGAGAGCCAGTGACAGCATGGGCCGGAAGCTAATCGGCCCGGGGGATTGCTTGGGCTGCGGTGCCGCCCTGCTTGCCGGAAGGGGAGCGATCCCTTAGCGTTGTGCCAGGTTTCCACACCTTGGAGACCGAACAGATCAGGAGACAGGGCCTCCCGGAAGTCCGGTGCAAAGCCGGCGCGGCCCCGCCACTGTAAGAGGAGTCTGTTCCGATACGAATCACGCCACTGCGGACGCTGGAGTCCGTGGGAAGGCTCGTACCGGATCCTCGAGTCAGGAGACCGGCCCTCGTCTCGCCCGCACGATTCCCTCGGGGGAGGGAGCGGGGCGTGCCGGGGTTTCGCCAGCCGTAGCCTCCCAGCCCTGCCAGAGTCACCGTCGCCGGTGGCGCTTGTCGTGTGGAACTTCCGTGCAGGAACGTTCCTCATGTCGAGGCTTTTCGCTGGTTCCATCCTGCTGGCGCTGGTAGCGCCGGCCACTCTCCATGCGCAACAAGCGCGCGACTCCGTCCGTCTCGATGAGATCGTGGTTCAGGTGAGCCGAGAGGCCACCTCGGCGCGGGTCAGGGCATCGGCCGCCGATGTGCTCGATGCCGATGAGCTCGAGCGTCGTCAGGTGCGCCGCCTGAGCGATGCCCTCAGGCTGATTCCGGCTGCCGGGCTCGTCGGCACGGGCGGCCTTGGCGGAACGACCGCCTCGTTCATGCGGGGGGTCAACTCCAATCAGACCCTGCTGCTGATCGACGGGATCCGGGTCAACGACGCCAACGCCGATCCGTCGTCCTTCCTGGGCGGTTTCGAGTTTTCGCTCGGCGATCGTCTCGAGGTGGCACGCGGCCCGCAGAGCACCTCCTTCGGCGGGGGCGCCATGGGCGGCGTGATTGCCGTTGGCGGGCGGGTTCCGGTCCAGGCCAGCCGGCTCGGACTCGAAGCCGAGGCGGGTGCGTTCAGCACGTTCCGTGGACGGGCATACGGCTCTGTGCGCACCGAGAAGCTAGGCATCACCGGTTCGATTACCGCGACCGAAACCGACAATCAGCGGCCATTCAACCAGTATGATCAGCGCACCGAGCATATCCGGGTCGAATACTACGCCTCGCCCGCGCTGACGGTGGGCGGGTCGCTGCGTGGCTTGCAGCAGTCCTATACCGGCCCCGGCGACCTGCGGACCAGCAACACAACCCCGGTCGGTTATGCAGATTTCGATCACACCCTGGGCACCTTCTTCGTCGACGGGCGCTCCGGCTCGGTCTGGTCGACCCGATTGACGCTGGGCGGCCAGGGCTACTTCATCCGGAACCGAAGCCAGTTCAACGGTGGCCCCGAATCGGTCTCGAATCTCAAGGTCGATCGGTGGACTGCAGATTGGCAGCACCGTTTTTCCTTGGTGCCCGAGCTGGCGTTGATTGCCGGCGCGGTGGCCGAGTGGACGGATGTCACGGACGGCGGCAACCAGCTCGACGAAGAGCAGCGGGCCGGCTACGCCGAGGTACTGGTTACCCCGACAGGCAACCTGACCCTCTCTGGCGGCTTGCGGCACGACGACTATACCACGTTCGGGGCGCGGACCACCGGACGGATCGCAGCGGGGCTGTACATTCCGGCGGCACAGACCAAGCTGCGCGCGACCTACGGCACCGGCTTCCTGCCTCCCCAGCTGGTGGCGCGTTTCGGCGGGGCGTTCTACCGCGCCAATCCGGATCTCCGACCCGAGAAGTCGAAGGGCTTCGATGTCGGAGTCGACCAGTTCCTGGCGGCCGGGCGGGCCATGGTGAGTCTGACCTACTTCAGCAACGAGCTGACCGACCTGCTGGCCTACGAATCCGGCGGGCCGCCCGACTGGGTGGGCCGCCTGATCAACCTGAATCAGGCAGAGACCTCGGGCCTCGAGTTCGGCGGGCGCGCGACGGTCGGCCCGATCGATGTCCGGGCGAGCTACACCATGCTCACGGCCGAAAACATGTCGGAAGGCGTGGCCGAGGCTGAGAAGCGACTGATCCGGCGACCGAAGCATGCGATCGGCTTCGATCTGGCGTGGTCGCCTGGCGCGCTGACGGTCGGAGCGGGAGCGTCCGGCGCGCTCGACCGTGAGGACACCGACTTCAGCACGTTTCCCTCGGTGCGGGTGGATCCGGGGAACTATCTGAACGGCCGCGTCTATGCGGAGTGGCGGGCAACCTCCGGAATCGCGGTCCGGGGCCGGGTCGAGAACCT is part of the Gemmatimonadales bacterium genome and encodes:
- a CDS encoding ABC transporter permease, encoding MTGALVFRNLARHPIRTGLAVLGIAIAAALLLDMVMLAGGMERSFTRMLLSRGYQIRLSPQGTLPFDSEAVIPGATPLVVSLRADPDIESVGPVVAAAVHVGVEGSTLSVVAYGIDPEGQGLYELERGADLAPGDTTGLLISEPAARAAGWAIGDTVTVFGQLDPQSAEPGTQRQLTVRGVVRFLYDARDQRSVGAAFRVVQGLGTLAERDPASVVMVKVRDDALVEAVAARIATSHPNVEVNSIAMLVSQFRGRLAYFQQLSLILATISLVVAVLLVGTILSITVGERMGEFAVLRGIGVRQSRIVRMVIVEGAALTGIGVAFGLALGLVTARHLDSILTSFPGLPAAISFFVADRASLIRAGATVLAAGTLAAAYPAWLAARAPIALTLRSEAE
- a CDS encoding ABC transporter permease, yielding MLSLALALLVVVADSMPTLPGVAVERRLAERFALSVGDTVALTAEPGAPVRRFVVAAVYQPRPDPATALRGEYNVRFHLPDLADLLGHPDRIDRMGVAAVPGIAPDSVAARLNQRAFGYRAYASEAIAAESSRTFAVVSRFHRAIGVIAIVASAVFLLCIMLLKVEERRLDAAVMRLIGISRATVIRAFVLEAMLVSAVGSLLGVGLAALAGLLTNLGYQRRFDTSLVFSYLTFDIIALGVGLSLLLGVGAGQIAARRLVQATPLALWRRAA
- a CDS encoding TonB-dependent receptor, which translates into the protein MSRLFAGSILLALVAPATLHAQQARDSVRLDEIVVQVSREATSARVRASAADVLDADELERRQVRRLSDALRLIPAAGLVGTGGLGGTTASFMRGVNSNQTLLLIDGIRVNDANADPSSFLGGFEFSLGDRLEVARGPQSTSFGGGAMGGVIAVGGRVPVQASRLGLEAEAGAFSTFRGRAYGSVRTEKLGITGSITATETDNQRPFNQYDQRTEHIRVEYYASPALTVGGSLRGLQQSYTGPGDLRTSNTTPVGYADFDHTLGTFFVDGRSGSVWSTRLTLGGQGYFIRNRSQFNGGPESVSNLKVDRWTADWQHRFSLVPELALIAGAVAEWTDVTDGGNQLDEEQRAGYAEVLVTPTGNLTLSGGLRHDDYTTFGARTTGRIAAGLYIPAAQTKLRATYGTGFLPPQLVARFGGAFYRANPDLRPEKSKGFDVGVDQFLAAGRAMVSLTYFSNELTDLLAYESGGPPDWVGRLINLNQAETSGLEFGGRATVGPIDVRASYTMLTAENMSEGVAEAEKRLIRRPKHAIGFDLAWSPGALTVGAGASGALDREDTDFSTFPSVRVDPGNYLNGRVYAEWRATSGIAVRGRVENLFDKRYEEAFGYPTLGRRATIGISLDRSR